A stretch of the Papaver somniferum cultivar HN1 chromosome 6, ASM357369v1, whole genome shotgun sequence genome encodes the following:
- the LOC113290860 gene encoding uncharacterized protein LOC113290860, translated as MSKSTENRSENGSHSISNLEKPSSNFSNNSEDTSKNCEYKKDENIPSMFIPDDVIDDCLEEWKYNLIGRLDFVKLKLKDAEASLRQQWTLKGNLQLIPLGKGFFIIKLDNFEDRSYIWKVLWVVEKQNLKLRAWEPNFNLEAQKSTSAFVWEIGYYASVLVGIDLAKYIPSKIWVTSKYGRFEQALQIPKLPKLCNHCQALGHYVAECRNKRKETTDPTSVTNVLWEKPNKIRRPKTSNTQENVGFDICFPRKGPDNSQTHPAESFNSDDKIDAIIPPILHQVKDKGLKLNFITKKQAATSSSSDPKKDFVVIGSKKNQGKRSPKASQSHTPHWNIRGLRRTKATDKIRSLVYTFGPSLFWLAEPKISVRKDTIKKLRLSRMKHLVIHNSYESDKRNIWLLWSSSISDPILISNTKQEITVEIGGSLITGVNAASLAVDRRFLWDKMLEINNQDKPWLVIGDFNAVLNIEEKKGGRSPLKITMLEFNNYIQSYGLIQAPKTGLEFSWCNNRAGAKRILHPSWVYKVGARWLYDHGVLYGDNASIPKPLNVPFRAFKDWLEHEDFLKLVEDYWKNQVINDWNWNVFGDIKRNLKKAEDVVLKASLDSDRIPHNIALLDKLVTARGEQELLNHQIMKWQTKNSIVELENSEGSLITSQQGISNILVSYFEEKFKYQETQIVENIFSVVPQEVNSEDNNNLESTPSAEETKKVVFDMDSDSAPGPDGFSG; from the exons ATGTCCAAATCCACTGAAAATCGTTCGGAAAATGGATCTCATTCGATATCTAATTTAGAAAAACCATCTTCAAATTTTAGTAATAATTCTGAGGATACATCAAAAAATTGTGAGTATAAGAAGGATGAGAATATTCCGTCTATGTTCATTCCAGATGATGTTATTGATGATTGTCTAGAAGAATGGAAATACAACTTAATTGGTAGATTAGATTTTGTAAAGTTGAAATTGAAGGATGCAGAAGCTTCTCTGCGTCAACAATGGACACTTAAAGGTAATCTTCAACTAATTCCTCTTGGAAAAGGTTTTTTCATTATTAAACTTGATAATTTTGAAGATAGATCTTATATCTGGAAGGTTCTCTGGGTTGTTGAAAAACAAAATCTCAAACTTAGAGCATGGGAACCTAATTTTAATCTAGAGGCTCAAAAATCTACTTCAGCTTTTGTATGG GAAATTGGTTATTATGCTAGTGTTCTTGTGGGGATTGATTTAGCTAAGTATATTCCTAGTAAAATATGGGTTACTTCAAAATATGGAAGATTTGAACAAGCTTTACAGATTCCTAAACTTCCAAAATTATGCAATCATTGTCAAGCTTTAGGTCATTATGTAGCAGAGTGTAGGAATAAAAGAAAGGAGACTACAGATCCTACTTCTGTTACTAATGTTTTGTGGGAAAAACCAAATAAGATACGGAGACCAAAAACTTCTAACACTCAAGAAAATGTTGGTTTTGACATATGTTTTCCAAGGAAAGGTCCAGATAATTCTCAAACACATCCAGCAGAATCCTTTAACAGTGATGATAAAATTGATGCTATAATTCCACCTATTCTCCATCAAG TTAAAGATAAAGGTCTAAAGCTTAATTTCATTACAAAAAAACAAGCTGCAACTAGTTCAAGCTCTGATCCTAAAAAAGATTTTGTTGTTATTGGTAGTAAGAAGAATCAGGGAAAGAGAAGCCCTAAAGCTTCTCAATCTCATACTCCTCACTGGAATATCAGGGGCTTAAGAAGAAcaaaagccactgataaaataagAAGTTTGGTTTATACTTTTGGACCTTCATTATTTTGGTTAGCTGAACCAAAAATTAGTGTGAGAAAAGATACTATTAAAAAGTTGAGATTATCTAGAATGAAGCATTTGGTTATTCATAATTCTTATGAAAGTGATAAAAGAAATATTTGGTTACTTTGGAGTTCTTCAATATCTGATCCAATTTTAATATCAAATACTAAACAAGAAATAACAGTGGAGATAGGTGGATCCTTAATTACTGGTGTTAATGCTGCTTCTCTTGCAGTAGATAGAAGATTTTTGTGGGACAAGATGCTAGAAATTAACAATCAAGACAAACCATGGTTGGTCATTGGTGATTTTAATGCTGTCTTGAACATTGAGGAAAAGAAAGGTGGTAGAAGTCCATTAAAAATAACAATGTTGGAATTCAATAACTATATTCAAAGTTATGGACTTATTCAAGCCCCCAAAACTGGTTTAGAGTTTTCTTGGTGCAATAATAGAGCTGGAGCTAAAAGAATT TTACATCCTAGTTGGGTCTATAAAGTTGGTGCAAGATGGTTATATGATCATGGTGTTCTTTATGGAGATAATGCGTCAATTCCTAAGCCATTAAATGTACCCTTCAGAGCTTTTAAAGATTGGCTGGAACATGAAGACTTTTTGAAATTGGTGGAAGATTACTGGAAAAATCAG GTGATAAATGACTGGAATTGGAATGTGTTTGGGGATATTAAAAGGAATCTCAAAAAAGCTGAGGATGTAGTCTTGAAAGCTTCTTTGGATTCAGATAGAATACCACATAACATTGCATTGTTGGATAAACTGGTAACAGCTAGAGGGGAACAAGAATTATTAAATCACCAAATAATGAAATG GcaaactaaaaactcaattgtTGAACTAGAAAATAGTGAAGGCTCTCTCATTACAAGTCAGCAGGGGATTTCTAAC